AAGCTCTCCTGAAAGGAAATAATGCTCTTGGCTATGGACGCCGAGAAGTCATTTGACTGAGTTTGCTGGCCTTATCTTGATGCTACATTCACTCACTTTGGCACCAGTGAGCATTTCCGTAGATGGGTCCTGAGCAACTATGGCCGCcccaggacgatggtccagaaaAACAGGCACACTTCTGCACCCTTTACTATAGGTAGGGGCACGGGATGGGGTGCCCCTTTCGCCCATGTTGTTTGCCCTTTACATGGAACCTATGGCCCAACCTGTCTGTGACAATCCTGCTATCACTGGGGACACTTTTGTTGGGGTGGTACACACAATTAGTCTCTATGCAGACAATATACTGCTTGCATTAGAAAACCCAACcacagacctgttttttttggcTGAATAGGAGATCCTTGGACGGGCGAGGGGATTTTGCGTCAGTGTCCATAAATCGCAAGCCCTTAACCACTCGGTCTCTCAAACAACAGTAGTGCACCTTGCAAGGCAGTACCTGATCCAAAGGGCTAACTCTATCCTCTAACTGGGGAATCACTTGGCCTCTTCCATCCCAGCAACGGGGTCCCTCAACTACTGGCCCTTCCTTCGCCAAATCAAATAGGATCTTTCCCAGTGGAAACAATATAGGCTTTCCTGGCTTGGTTGGGTGGCCGCCTTCAAGATTACCGCTTTCCCCATGATCTTGTTGTTATTCCCGTCCCTACCAGTGAAACCTCAGGCATGCACGATCCAATTCTTACAGAGAGAAAGAAATGAACCACTTTGCTTGGGCTGATGATCACTGGATGCGGAGGGAACACAGCTACAGCCACTGGCGTTTcacattttcctcatttctttacattggcacactggtaatTTCCTTCTTTGGATATTCGGATCTCCACCGCATAAAGGTCAGTGCACTGATGAGTGGCTTACGGATGTTTTGGGAGAAATATCCCTGGCTGTATTAATGTTTCTTTTCTCCCCTTGCTCAAACTGAGCTATTATTTGTTGTTGATATTGCACTGCTCAAGTTGTGGAGAATTTGTATTTGTGGAGCCTTACTAAAATTAGTACTGAAAATCATTCCTGAATTTGTGGTTTAGCAAGTGATATTAACTCGTCTCCCTGTGATGGTTGAATGAGTCTTTATATGGTGAAAGCAACTTGGATGGATCTGGCACAGAGCTATTTTAGTATGGTTATTCCGTTTTATGAACACTATTGAGTACCAATGGGTGTCTTTATTTTCCTCTAGAGTGCCTCTACAAGAACGAGTGGAAATCACGAATTGAGGAGCTCGCTGTTTGGCTGTGACGACATCCAGAAAACCCTGTCCGTCCAGTGTTGTCTTTCTGTCCTACATCTACCTCTGTTCTCGCAGGGAAGGCTGCCAACACTTGTTCTGAGTTGTGTGTTTTGACTTGCTCTGGGCGGGGGACTGGTTGGGCCATCTTCGCTCCTGCAGATTTGGAGCCTCAGGTTAGTGGAAGCTCGATAGACACGCAGCAGtatataatgataaaaaaaaaaacactcagacactTGGACGATCCCTAGAACTTGCATATTTATTGAACAAATCCTACTAAAACAGTTAGAATACATGGGTTACTTGCAGTGCATTGTTAAAGAAACACATTGTTACAATACAAAAAGCCTGCCATTTTGGCAGTACACAACGTTAACTATACATACTTGTCACATCTATAGTATACTATTTACCGCTCTATTATATACAGCCCTGTTAATATAtctaacaaatatttaaaaaaggaaatccttaAAATGAAATTGCTACAGAAAATCAAAAGAGAGTAAGAAGTACAAGAACATGCATTAGTAAGTAACAGTCAGAAGCTAAAACGGTTCACAGGACAAAAGATGCCCTGAAAAGGAAGAGCCTAAGGAAGAAGGCCTATAAAAACACAAGGTGGGCTTCCAGAGTGCGTCCAACACAACAGCTTCCCAGATGTAGATAGTAGTGTGGATTGGTGGTGTTCTGTCACTGAGAGCAAGAACAAAAGTGTAACAACAAGTGCGTACTGCCAAAGACCTTACCCAGAACTGCTTGACCTGTTGGAATTTTTTGTGTTTACAAATTTTTCCATAATATCACCTGCTTCACCCCCTAAAATAAAGTGGCTTTTTTAGGAAGTTTTGATAATGGACTTTCACCTATTGAAAATATAATCTCTCAGTAAAAGACGAAGTGCTCTACAAGGTGAATTAGAAAGTATAGTTTTTTGATTTGTTAGGCAGGCATTCATACAGAGATGGATTTAAGTACATTACAGTCTTGTGATTGCTCCCGCTAAATTGCTCAGTCTCAAGTCTGAGGTTTGAAGGCTAGCTTCTATTTCTTATTTGCTGTTAGCATTTACTCACTCAATGATACCGGATAGGAAAgccacacagcagacacaagaaacACAATTCAGTCCTCTCTAAAGAACAACAGTCAAGAAAACAAAAGTACCAACACCttcttagaacatgaaaataataataaaaaaaaaactccccttcatagctacctatccaaggagCCTGTTTAAAGTCCAAAATAGCACCATTCATCAGTGTCTCAATCCCGTGGCAGCATCTCATTCACTTACCACAAGGAAGCAATGCGTTTCATACAACTACTTCTATACATTGAAAGTGCGCATGGTTAAAATATAGAGCAATATACGGGTAATGGGTGAAAAAAAACTACCTGGCTGGTTACATTTAAATGGGATCGGGGGACTCTCAGCCTCTGCGAGGATACGGTTAAGGAGAAGGACATCAGATTAGTCTCTGTGGGGAGGCAGGGGTTCACCAGTTGAATGTGGGCAGTAGAGTTTGATTAATGGAAGACGTTGTTGTGATAGAAACTAGCCTCAAGGCCCACCTGTAATGTTTGTAAACATGGATGTACATTGTGAAGTTTTGAGAGCTTTGACACTTTGTCCAGACTGTTCAAAATGATGTATGATGCACATGTCTCCACTGCAGTTCTCTAAAGCAAGGCTCAGAGTCCCAAAGTCTCTTATATTGGATGATTTACAAATAAACAATTCCCAGTAAAATACACCATTTCATTGTCAACACCCATAAACTAAATGTGATAACATGGAAGAGTAAtgattaaaaaaatgtgaggtaatTGATTTTAGCGAAACTAAACCCATGATGGTTTCCTGTGGCTTCTGTATCGTTGCTCTCCTTATGGTTCACTTCTTTAGAGATGTACAGACGTCCCTGAATGTATGGAGAAAAGAGAACATAATTACTATTATTTGAAAGATTAACTAATTATGGAATATGATGCTTCTTCCTGGAATGCAATATTTGTGATGTTTCGTGTCGGTTTTACACTATGGCTCAAACCAATgttaccaaccttttgactcctcagcacccccactgaatcactactggaagccagggacccccaagcaatttgtacgcattacatttcaaacattaaaacagtaatttgcacacaaaaaatacGCAAATAAGTACACACCAAAGAAATactcaaaatacaaaatatataattattttatatttttaaaaaatgcaaaaattgaaAACTTTTAAAGGGAAGATTGGTGCTGCATCTCGtggctaacttttcaatgtttgtttttattttgtaaagttgaATCCTCAGGCGAGATTCTACAGCTACCAagcaatttctgtatttattttgtaggtacataagatctgagaaagcttttttacatcagtatgtggtggggaaaggaagtaaaaccttaagtgcctctcatctctccatagcccctctgtcacatgtatttcatttgttttatggcgCCTCTCACACCAGTGGAGGGTGCcacagcactttacatcacatccaTACAGAGGCAATTAATCATATGTGCAtaaatcagtgtacagaaaatgttacatatGACAAAATGGATTAAAGGGTGTAGGATTCACAGGTCATCCAtaatggtaggcattttctaatagtgcttggtctggagaagcacaaacccagGGTTCAGAACATTACACAGCGGTTAGTGTCgaatttattaataatttatttctacgcaaacctttttttagcagcatgagcataatgaaagactgggaaaaatacataactttctaacctgtatcatgcagtttacatgcagctctttgatggcagttcatggctcactgtgctagattacgattgtaacttaggAACTGCACAATTAAAAAAgaatatctgtgacaaaagcagtaacccgctgtgctatgcacataaaataatgttctttgatatgcatgatacacgttctttgcagcaggcattttaaccatctgtgctaccttagataaatcaaaactgccactagacgaaTCTCccttctctctccagcaggtacattaatcactagagttatcctgacacttttatttttgccctaAAGCTGCTGGACATACACATGGAACTTTGtagtgtttttaaaactgctgcacaaacaaagtaagGAATATAAAAACACTCCTGCttctgtcagaggccccagctggagaagtgccttctgcCAGCCAGGCATTGAGATGCCTGTGGACCCCtagggaatgtgtcacagacccctgggggtccacagaccacagtttgggaaccacaggCTTAACATATTTGCTGCCTTATTTAGTATTTAGTGAATGCCAAAGAGAAGTAGATGTCCCTTCCGTCCTATTTAGAGTGTGC
The genomic region above belongs to Pleurodeles waltl isolate 20211129_DDA chromosome 1_1, aPleWal1.hap1.20221129, whole genome shotgun sequence and contains:
- the NREP gene encoding neuronal regeneration-related protein, with product MTLNKCYEHISMVYQPALNMWGNQEPYVTSQRDGRFPRGRLYISKEVNHKESNDTEATGNHHGFSFAKINYLTFF